Genomic window (Verrucomicrobiota bacterium):
CTTGGCGTAGTTCACGGAGAACGTTCCAGGTCCCGTGCCCAGAATCGGATTCTCTCGGACGATCGTGACTGCCGCACGCCAGTAGTCGAATCTTGCAGCAACGCTAGTAGCGCCTTTTTGGAAGTAGGAAGTAAACTTGATCGCGAATGCCCCCAGACCACCGAGGCAGATCGCCAACCCGACCGCAAACTTGGTCCATCTTGGAATCGGTAAACTGATCATGGCTACGACTCCCAGCACGAGCGCGATCAACCAACCTGCTTTGGATCCCGACCAATACAAACATGCCAGCGCCATGTACCCGACCAAACCGGTGGCGACACTCCTCGAGAGCCTGGGTAATCGTCGGGTCAAATTCCAGGTGCAAGCCAGGGCTGCCGGGCCGCACATGAGAATCGCCCCCGCCAGAGCATTTGGATAAACGAGCGTAGAGAAAATCCGGTCACTGGCGATTCTCTTCAGGTAATCCGGAGGATACTTCTGCCAGTCCGGCTGTTCGTAGAAGTAGCGCCTCGTGGCTTCCAATCCGCCGTGATGCTGCTCGAATCCGACCCACAACACGATGGCGAAGGCCAGCATCAGTGGCACCCAAAAGAGATTGGAGCTCCGCAGGGGGCTCAAAACGAAAACGCCCAGGTAAAACCACAAAACACACGCTGCGAAGTGGAGGAGGGTCGTCCGGGTCAGAGTCGGATCGACCGTGCTCAGACCCGCAATAAGCTGCCAAATGAACCAAGCTAACGGCAGCGCCAAGAGCCACCGTGGCGCTCTCCCGTTGGGTGAAGCAGCCCGCGAACCCACCCCCAGCCCCTCCGAGGAAGGGAGCTTTGTGTCGCTCCGATGCTGCAAGTTCCCCTCCTGGGAGGGGGCGGAGGCGGGTTCACGGGAAGCTTCCTTGGTTTCAGAACCATGCACACGGCCCATGAACCGAAAACCGTGCGGACCGCAGCCTTCAGGCTGCTTCTGCGCACTCTCCGGAGTCGAGCGTTGAAGCGGCCTAAAGGCCTCGGTCCGGAGGAATGGTTCATTGGAAGAGCTATGGTGAAGGCAAACGGGACGTTGGATCACTATCCCGCCCAAGAGGGCGAGGATCACGAGCATGAAGTAACCCCAGGCAATCGGCCAGGGCTGGAAAACCATTTCCCAGAATCCGTCAGGCCTATCGATCAACCGATCAAAAATGACAGGATTCCCAAACTTCAGCAGCGCCAGGCCCAGGAGCGCTCCTGCAAAGGCTGCGAAGAGCTTCTGTCCAGGAGTATCCTCGGACTTTGCCGCCATAGAAGCGGTGGCTGGTTTGGGGCGACGGGTTGTTGTCACGCAAATGCAGGTAAGTTAAAGAAGCATGCCTGACCTCCCGCTTGCGATTCACAATTTCATTTTGAGGAAACTCACTTCCAACGCGAGCGCCTCCTGCACGTTCGAGCCGAGTAACAAGTGAGTTTCTTCCATGAGCCTCAGGTTCCAGGCGGCGTCGTTGGCCGAGAGCCGCGTGGAGACGGTTCGGGTGTCGTCGGCCGAACCAGGAAAAGCAAGACTCTCCTTGTCCAGACCCAGTTTGGTCAGCCAGACATCTCGCATCCACCATTCAAGCATCAGGAGCACTTCGGCACGCTGGCGCCGGTATTCCGCTTCGATGGCGGCTGTCAGTTCATCTTCCCATTTCTCCTTCAACTGCGGATCAATCTCCTGATGCCGGCTCAACGGCGAACGCACCGCAAGGACTTTCTCAATGTCGGCCTTGATCTGGCTTAACCTCGCGAGAATGGCGCTCAAAAGCCTGTAACGCCCGAGCAAGCTTTTCTGCGCCCCCGCCGCTTGTTTCGTGAAACCTGCCAGCCACTCGATTTGGGCCCCGCTGGCTTTAAATTTGTCTTCTCCGCCGAAGTTGAGCCTCAAACAACGGGAGGCAATGGTTTCCAGAACCCGTTCGGGATCCGTCGAAAGCAACAGAACCGTGGACCGGCTTGGCGGTTCTTCCAGCGTCTTCAAAAATGCGTTTGCGGCCTGAATGTTCAACCGGTCGGCGGCAACGATGACCGCGACCTTCGATGCGGCTTCCAGCGGTTTGAGGTGGATCGTTCGCATCAGTTCGCGGATTTGGTCGATGGTGATGACTCGCGATTTCGATTCGGGCCGCACCCACTGGACATCGGCGTGATTACCGTCGTCAATTTTGCGGCAGCTCATGCAGCGGTCGCAAGAATCCAGAGCGACGCCCGAAGCGCCTCGTCGAGGCGGGTCCGCGCAGGTCAGCGTTTTGGCCAGCGTCGCCGCCATCAGTTCCAGGTCCGGGAGTGTGCTTCCGGCGAAAAGGTAAGCGTGCGAGAGCCGTCCCCGGTCCAGGCTTCGCTGGAGCAGGTTGACGACGGTCTGTTGCTCGCGAAATTGAGCGAAAGACATGCGAATCAGCCCTGTTATTCACCACCCTTCCCCGTTCGTCAAACTTCTGCTTCCAAATCTCGGCTGCTCCAGGCTAAGTGGTCATGGACACATGCGAGCATCCGCGATGTTCCGGAACAGATTGGGTATCGCTCAGTTAACTCACGGTGGGGCGAGCCAATTGCCATCGAGGAAACGGCAGGAGGCCTCGCTCCACCTTAACTGAGCGATCAGATCTAACGATTTAACCCAGTAACTCTTTTGACGAACTTGGACGCGTCTCTGCCCATCCATTTCTTCACGATCGTTTTGAACGGGGAACCGTTCATTCGCCACCACATCGACGTGTTCAAGAAACTCGCGTTCCCCTGGCGCTGGCACGTCATTGAGGGAGTCGCCGCGCTCAATCACGACACGGCCTGGAGCCGGCACAATGGTGGAACGATCAGTCCGGAGTTCCACAGGCGCGGTCTGAGCGTGGATGGCACGACCGCCTATCTGGACGCGCTGGCACAGTCGTTTCCGCAAAATACATCGATCTACCGCAAGCCGGACGGAGCGTTTTGGGACGGAAAAATCGAAATGGTTCGTGCGCCGCTGGCTCGGATTACCGAACACTGTTTGCTGTGGCAGATCGATGCCGACGAGATGTGGACGGCGGAGCAGATTTGCGAGGCACGCGAGTTATTCCGGGCGCATACTGACAAGACGGTGGCCTATTTCTACTGCCACTATTTTGTCGGCGAAGACCTTGTCACCACCACTCGCGACACTTATGGCAACCATACGCGCTACGAGTGGCTCCGGGTGTGGCGTTACCGGCCCGGCTTTCAATGGCTTACTCACGAACCTCCACGCCTTTGCCAACAGACCGAATCGGGAAAATGGACCGACGTGGCCTCAATCAATCCATTCCTCCACGCCGAGACTGAGGCCCGAAACCTTGTCTTCCAGCATTACGCTTATGCGACGGAAGATCAGGTGCGCTTCAAGGAGACCTATTACGGATACCGTGGAGCGGTGAATCATTGGAAGAAACTTCAATCCACCGAAACCCTCCCGTTGCGCCTCGACAGTTTTTTCCCCTGGGTCAAGGACGGAACCCTCGTCGATCGGCCCGCCTCCCAGAAGATTCGGCCGGTAGCCCGAAGAAATGTTCTCGGACACTGGCGCTTCCGATCGCATGAGGTTGCTTCCCATGCACCTGAAGGTAGGGCGAGCCTGTCCCCCGCGAGCCGGACCGGACGTGGGGCCAGCTTGTCGAGCGGCTCGCCGGGACGGACTTGCCCTACCGGGTCCTCGCTTCGTGAGCATGCTTCTCCGATCCAGGAAGCTTCTACCGGCCCCGATACGATTCTGTTCGTTCGGACGGACTCAATCGGAGATACCATTCTTGCCGCCGGAATGTTGGCGCCGATCCGAGAGCGGCATCCGCACACCAAGATCGTCGTGGTTTGCCAGGAACACGTGGCCGCAATTTACGAAGCTTGCCCGCTTGTCGATAGCGTTCTGCCGATCCACCGGCAAAGGGCCATCGACGATGCGGATTATCGCAATCACATCGCTCGCCAGCTCCAAGATCTCCGCGCCGATCTTTGTCTGAACTCGGTCTATGCGCGCGAGCCCTTGACGGATTTTCTCGCCCTGGCCTCGCAGGCACAGCATTGCGTCGCGCACGAAGGCAGCACGGAACTCATGTCCGCCGGCGTCAAGGACCGCCACGACCGCCTTTATTCGATATTGATTTCGTGCCCGGAGCGATCCGCGCTCGAACTGGACCGCCATCGGGGTTTCCTTGAAGGAATCGGGATCAACGCGCCGTTCGTGCAGCCCAGCATCTGGCTGAAGGACGAGGATGAAGCCTGCGCCGAGGACTTCTTCCAGCGGCATGGCCTGGAGCCCGAATCCACGATCGCTCTCTTCGCAGGCGCGCAAGCAGATGGCCGGGTTTATCTTCGCTATGGCGAGGCTCTGGCGGAGATTTGCAGGCCCGAACCCAAGACAGTCTGCTCTCCTCTCGACGAACCCACCCCTTTGCCCCTCCCAGGAGGGGACGTTCGTTCGTCGCAGGGTCCAGTTCCCCTCCTGGGAGGGGCGAAGGGGTGGGTGGGGTCGTTGAAAGTCATCGCGCTGGGCTCGCAAGCGGATTATGAAATCAACC
Coding sequences:
- a CDS encoding glycosyltransferase family 9 protein; this translates as MTNLDASLPIHFFTIVLNGEPFIRHHIDVFKKLAFPWRWHVIEGVAALNHDTAWSRHNGGTISPEFHRRGLSVDGTTAYLDALAQSFPQNTSIYRKPDGAFWDGKIEMVRAPLARITEHCLLWQIDADEMWTAEQICEARELFRAHTDKTVAYFYCHYFVGEDLVTTTRDTYGNHTRYEWLRVWRYRPGFQWLTHEPPRLCQQTESGKWTDVASINPFLHAETEARNLVFQHYAYATEDQVRFKETYYGYRGAVNHWKKLQSTETLPLRLDSFFPWVKDGTLVDRPASQKIRPVARRNVLGHWRFRSHEVASHAPEGRASLSPASRTGRGASLSSGSPGRTCPTGSSLREHASPIQEASTGPDTILFVRTDSIGDTILAAGMLAPIRERHPHTKIVVVCQEHVAAIYEACPLVDSVLPIHRQRAIDDADYRNHIARQLQDLRADLCLNSVYAREPLTDFLALASQAQHCVAHEGSTELMSAGVKDRHDRLYSILISCPERSALELDRHRGFLEGIGINAPFVQPSIWLKDEDEACAEDFFQRHGLEPESTIALFAGAQADGRVYLRYGEALAEICRPEPKTVCSPLDEPTPLPLPGGDVRSSQGPVPLLGGAKGWVGSLKVIALGSQADYEINQRNLESLPCASRNISGKFTVRESAAILKRCRLAVGAETGLAHIACALGTPNVIVLGGGHFGRFVPYSPLTSIVCLPLECYGCNWQCRYSRPHCVKDIVPKVLKEAIRTTLAEACDKPRVFVQGNSFRQPTPGQPNWKYFAGQLAPSSIAVIRVG